A genomic stretch from Sulfurihydrogenibium azorense Az-Fu1 includes:
- a CDS encoding MqnA/MqnD/SBP family protein codes for MKVGWIDYLNTLPFGIDRFKDITIVKDYPSNLNKLLKEKKIDIGIVSAAEYLENFYQYLIIPDLSISSYKEVNSVIIGSDLPLEDVEVVYLTKESKTSVYLTRVVFEIFLGKKPIYKYFDNYKKRQSVLLIGDKAIEYKKDYKYVYDLSKLWFDKTGLPFTFALWCVNKDFFLKNREKVLDFEKRLKQNVRDFFERLDSLDLDLSKKEYLKNLRYGLDKENIQSIRLFAKYLLELKIIKTYLDIRFTDGRVITADGTQTFYNFDYNEAYHSTKAGAYTESLYKFTLPCKIDKLAKEKEEINILDVGFGLGYNVAVAVKVAKENNQNIKINIVSVEKDENFLERINQMEIPENLQKEYNFIKSLKPSKITLNENIYPSYTASADGVSLTVVLGEGRRILLDLSKSGYKFDAVFYDPFSPKVNTEMWTLDLFKVVKNLMTDKAILATYSASLPVRKGLIEAGFKIGLVEPVGRRSPSTVATIKGDIPELPEKEKQRLETSPLAKPYLDPCLCKTKEEIVKDYQKTAF; via the coding sequence ATGAAAGTAGGGTGGATAGATTACTTAAACACACTTCCTTTTGGTATAGATAGATTTAAAGACATCACTATAGTAAAAGACTACCCATCAAACCTAAATAAACTGCTAAAAGAGAAAAAAATAGACATAGGAATAGTCTCAGCAGCTGAGTATTTAGAAAACTTTTACCAGTATTTAATCATTCCTGATTTATCAATCAGCTCCTACAAAGAAGTTAACTCTGTAATAATAGGCTCAGACCTTCCACTAGAAGATGTAGAGGTTGTTTATCTTACAAAGGAGTCTAAAACATCTGTTTATCTAACAAGGGTTGTGTTTGAGATTTTTTTAGGTAAAAAACCTATTTATAAATACTTTGATAATTACAAAAAAAGACAGTCTGTTTTACTGATAGGAGATAAAGCAATAGAGTATAAAAAAGATTATAAGTACGTTTACGACCTTTCAAAGTTGTGGTTTGACAAGACAGGTTTACCTTTTACATTTGCCCTTTGGTGTGTTAATAAAGATTTCTTTTTAAAAAATAGAGAAAAAGTTTTAGATTTTGAAAAAAGGTTAAAACAGAATGTAAGAGATTTTTTTGAACGTTTAGACAGTTTGGATTTAGACTTAAGTAAAAAAGAGTATTTAAAAAATCTCAGGTACGGACTTGATAAAGAAAACATTCAATCAATAAGACTTTTTGCCAAGTATTTACTTGAGTTAAAGATAATAAAAACTTACCTTGATATAAGGTTTACAGATGGTAGAGTGATAACGGCTGATGGAACTCAGACTTTTTACAACTTTGATTACAACGAGGCTTACCATAGTACAAAAGCCGGAGCCTACACAGAAAGTCTGTACAAGTTTACCCTCCCATGTAAGATAGACAAACTGGCAAAGGAAAAAGAGGAGATAAACATCTTAGATGTAGGATTTGGACTTGGTTATAATGTTGCAGTTGCTGTAAAAGTTGCAAAAGAAAACAATCAAAATATAAAGATAAACATTGTCTCAGTAGAAAAGGACGAAAATTTTTTAGAAAGAATAAACCAGATGGAAATTCCAGAAAACCTTCAAAAAGAGTACAACTTTATAAAATCTTTAAAACCATCAAAAATAACACTTAACGAAAATATCTACCCATCTTACACTGCTTCAGCTGACGGAGTGAGTCTGACTGTAGTCTTAGGAGAGGGAAGAAGGATACTTTTAGATCTATCAAAATCCGGATACAAGTTTGATGCAGTATTTTACGACCCATTTTCACCGAAGGTAAACACTGAGATGTGGACTTTAGACCTATTTAAAGTTGTAAAAAATCTTATGACAGACAAGGCCATCTTAGCTACATACTCAGCTTCACTACCAGTTAGAAAAGGCTTGATAGAGGCAGGCTTTAAGATAGGACTTGTTGAGCCAGTAGGAAGAAGAAGTCCATCAACTGTGGCAACGATAAAGGGAGATATACCGGAACTTCCGGAAAAAGAAAAACAAAGGTTAGAAACCTCTCCCCTTGCAAAGCCATACTTAGACCCCTGCCTGTGTAAAACCAAAGAAGAGATTGTTAAAGATTATCAAAAAACAGCTTTTTAG
- a CDS encoding sulfite exporter TauE/SafE family protein, with the protein MEILLPIANVEVNVIHVLVLGFVVGVLSGMLGIGGGIILNPVLLNMNIPSVVVVGSSISQISGASLSGFLTYLKSKVVDVKMGLYIVVFGFIGGSFGVFLINLLKSLGYVKKFVLSVYVVYLLTLGLFILVESIKNRHKKEPNQIPQFIKNLPFKTQFKTGELTIFLPAFIGFSSGFLAAVMGIGGGNLITPALMYLGGYEVISAVSISIFQMVFVASFLAFFHSYVNHGVDIVLTVILILGSSFGAVFGAVLGQKVNKFYIKMMLAVLMIVVASYSLYQLIKAPPKEVFHLTASNYFAKLLLEQPFIYSLLVVVFSLLIGFIVSVITLRLKTFILEKLK; encoded by the coding sequence ATGGAAATACTTCTTCCAATAGCAAACGTTGAAGTAAATGTAATACACGTCCTTGTCTTGGGTTTTGTGGTTGGTGTTTTGTCAGGAATGCTTGGAATAGGTGGAGGTATAATACTTAATCCAGTTTTACTAAATATGAATATACCTTCTGTTGTTGTAGTTGGGTCATCTATAAGTCAGATATCTGGAGCTTCTTTATCCGGATTTTTAACTTACCTAAAGTCAAAGGTTGTAGATGTTAAAATGGGGCTTTACATAGTAGTTTTTGGCTTTATAGGAGGTTCGTTTGGTGTTTTTTTAATAAACCTTCTTAAAAGCCTTGGGTATGTAAAGAAGTTTGTTTTAAGTGTTTATGTTGTTTACTTGCTAACTTTAGGACTTTTTATCTTAGTAGAAAGTATAAAAAACAGACATAAAAAAGAGCCTAACCAGATACCCCAGTTTATTAAAAATCTACCTTTTAAAACACAATTTAAAACTGGTGAGCTAACTATTTTTCTCCCTGCATTTATTGGGTTTTCATCAGGATTTTTAGCAGCTGTAATGGGAATAGGAGGAGGAAACCTTATCACTCCTGCTTTGATGTACCTTGGAGGTTATGAGGTTATAAGTGCTGTATCTATAAGTATTTTTCAAATGGTGTTTGTTGCCTCATTTTTAGCATTTTTCCACTCTTACGTAAACCACGGTGTTGATATAGTTTTAACAGTGATTTTAATTTTAGGCTCTTCTTTTGGAGCTGTATTTGGAGCGGTGTTAGGTCAAAAGGTAAACAAGTTTTACATAAAGATGATGCTTGCTGTTTTGATGATTGTTGTTGCTTCGTATAGTCTTTATCAACTAATAAAAGCTCCACCAAAGGAAGTTTTCCATCTTACAGCCTCAAACTACTTTGCTAAATTACTACTGGAACAGCCTTTTATCTACTCTTTACTCGTTGTTGTGTTTAGTTTATTAATTGGATTTATTGTAAGTGTTATAACCCTTAGGTTAAAAACATTTATTTTAGAAAAACTAAAATGA